From the genome of Trueperaceae bacterium, one region includes:
- a CDS encoding ABC transporter permease: MKRGGSGITGAGWRMFAGGLAVGQTGGREPGEAAHDDLAPPRSTWQRALSVLKRDPLAVFGICCVALLIVVAAFAPKLAPYPAMGEGRSSVSTRISAPSKEFVLGTDRLGRDVLSRIIYGVRPALIAPLIVVLLAVAIGAPLGAIAGLAGGWVDEAIMRVCDLFLAFPSLLLAMAIVALQGPSLTNAVIALAVSWWPWYTRLVRGVALSLRHQAFVEAARALGASTPKIMLRHILPNSVTPILVQASLDVGTVILATTGLAFIGLGSQPPAADWGLMIEDGRALLRTAWWTSTFPGLAIFLSVLSFNLVGDALRDLFDPKEYR; encoded by the coding sequence GTGAAGCGCGGCGGCTCCGGCATCACCGGCGCCGGCTGGCGCATGTTCGCCGGCGGGCTGGCCGTCGGCCAGACGGGCGGTCGCGAGCCTGGCGAGGCCGCGCACGACGACCTCGCGCCGCCGCGCAGCACGTGGCAGCGTGCGCTCTCGGTTCTCAAGCGTGACCCGCTCGCCGTCTTCGGCATCTGCTGCGTCGCCCTGCTCATCGTGGTGGCGGCGTTCGCGCCCAAGCTGGCGCCCTACCCGGCCATGGGCGAGGGGCGCTCGTCCGTCTCGACCCGCATCTCGGCACCGTCCAAGGAGTTCGTGCTCGGCACGGACCGGCTCGGGCGTGACGTGCTGAGCCGCATCATCTACGGCGTGCGGCCCGCCCTGATCGCTCCGCTCATCGTCGTGCTCCTGGCCGTGGCCATCGGGGCGCCGCTCGGCGCCATCGCCGGCCTGGCGGGAGGCTGGGTCGACGAGGCGATCATGCGCGTCTGCGACCTCTTCCTCGCCTTCCCCTCCCTCCTCCTGGCCATGGCCATCGTCGCGCTCCAAGGCCCGAGCCTCACCAACGCCGTCATCGCGCTGGCCGTCTCCTGGTGGCCGTGGTACACGCGTCTCGTGCGCGGGGTGGCGCTCTCGCTGCGCCACCAGGCGTTCGTCGAGGCGGCCAGGGCGCTCGGCGCGAGCACGCCGAAGATCATGTTGCGGCATATCCTCCCCAACTCCGTCACCCCGATCCTCGTGCAGGCCTCCCTCGACGTCGGCACGGTGATCCTCGCCACAACCGGCCTCGCCTTCATCGGGCTCGGCAGCCAACCGCCGGCGGCGGACTGGGGCCTGATGATCGAGGACGGTCGCGCCTTATTGCGCACGGCCTGGTGGACGAGCACCTTCCCCGGCCTCGCCATCTTCCTGTCCGTGCTGAGCTTCAACCTCGTCGGAGACGCGCTGCGCGACCTCTTCGACCCCAAGGAGTACAGATGA
- a CDS encoding carbon-nitrogen hydrolase family protein, giving the protein MSRPFGLAAVQMAVEPWDPSATIAKMAVVAQRIVHSFPWVDMLVFPELAASGVAQFGRLPSREEYALCRAPIPGPLTDELCVLAKRLGRWLVPGSLYETEGDACYNTAVAISPAGEIVARYRKLFPWYPFEAEAKAGSEYGVFDVPGVGRFGLSICYDMWFPETVRTLAWMGAEVILHPTLTTTQDRELETVLSRAHAITNQVYFLDVNAVGAWGGGRSLLVGPEGLVLHQAGERETFFVHRIDLDDVARARETGTLGIAQTWKQLRDYGMRFPPYQEGFERGEVFKGLGELKLTGR; this is encoded by the coding sequence GTGAGCCGGCCGTTCGGTTTGGCCGCAGTGCAGATGGCCGTCGAGCCGTGGGACCCGTCGGCCACCATCGCCAAGATGGCCGTCGTGGCGCAGCGCATCGTCCACTCCTTCCCGTGGGTGGACATGCTCGTCTTCCCCGAGTTGGCCGCCTCCGGGGTCGCGCAGTTCGGGCGCCTACCCAGCCGCGAGGAGTACGCGCTCTGCCGCGCGCCCATCCCCGGACCGCTCACCGACGAGCTGTGCGTGCTCGCCAAGCGCCTGGGCCGCTGGCTCGTGCCGGGGTCGCTCTACGAGACGGAGGGCGACGCCTGTTACAACACGGCCGTCGCCATCTCGCCGGCCGGCGAGATCGTCGCGCGTTACCGCAAGCTGTTCCCCTGGTACCCGTTCGAGGCCGAGGCGAAGGCCGGCAGCGAGTACGGCGTCTTCGACGTGCCCGGCGTCGGGCGCTTCGGCCTCTCCATCTGCTACGACATGTGGTTCCCGGAAACGGTACGGACGCTCGCCTGGATGGGCGCAGAGGTCATCCTCCACCCCACCCTTACGACCACGCAGGACCGCGAGCTCGAGACGGTGCTGAGCCGCGCCCACGCCATCACGAACCAGGTGTACTTCCTCGACGTCAACGCGGTCGGCGCCTGGGGCGGCGGACGCTCGCTGCTCGTCGGCCCGGAGGGGCTCGTCTTGCACCAGGCCGGCGAGCGCGAGACGTTCTTCGTGCACCGCATCGACCTCGACGACGTGGCCCGCGCCCGCGAGACGGGAACCTTGGGCATCGCCCAGACGTGGAAGCAGCTCCGCGACTACGGCATGCGTTTCCCGCCGTACCAGGAAGGGTTCGAGCGCGGCGAGGTGTTCAAGGGCCTCGGCGAACTGAAGCTGACGGGGCGCTGA
- a CDS encoding ABC transporter permease encodes MELLKFITRRLVFSLLVLAGVATIVFALTRIIPSDPAALYLGPRARPAEIADIQKRFGFDRPIVEQYGQYMRGLARGDLGNSLATKRPVTQELGSRIAATLELMLAAMVLAVGIGVPLGVISTRLRGSLGEAVVRVTSVIGVSLPAFWLGLLLQLVFVHVLGWFPSAGRVDAGLRFVAPITNVTGLNLLDTLLTGNLTAFRDALAHIVLPAVTLAAYPIGLVTRMTRAAMLEVLSQDYIRTARAYGVAERRVLGRFALRNAIGPTLTVIGLTMAFMLTGTFYVEVIYAWPGLGSFTVRSFLNVDYPAILGMTLFGAAGYVLVNLVVDASQAFLDPRVRVA; translated from the coding sequence GTGGAACTGCTCAAGTTCATCACCCGTCGCCTCGTGTTCTCCCTCCTCGTGCTCGCCGGGGTGGCTACGATCGTCTTCGCCCTGACACGGATCATCCCGTCCGATCCGGCCGCCTTGTACTTGGGGCCGCGAGCCCGTCCCGCCGAGATCGCCGACATCCAGAAGCGGTTCGGCTTCGACCGGCCGATCGTCGAGCAGTACGGTCAGTACATGCGCGGGCTCGCCAGGGGCGACCTGGGCAACTCGCTCGCCACCAAGCGGCCCGTCACGCAGGAGCTCGGCTCGCGCATCGCAGCCACGCTGGAGCTGATGCTCGCCGCCATGGTCCTGGCCGTCGGCATAGGCGTACCCTTGGGAGTCATCTCCACCCGGTTGCGCGGGAGCCTCGGCGAGGCCGTCGTGCGCGTCACCTCCGTGATCGGGGTCTCCTTGCCGGCCTTCTGGCTCGGCCTGCTCCTGCAACTCGTTTTCGTGCACGTCCTAGGCTGGTTCCCGTCCGCCGGACGGGTGGACGCCGGCCTGCGGTTCGTGGCGCCCATCACGAACGTCACGGGGCTCAACCTCCTCGACACGCTTCTGACCGGCAACCTCACCGCCTTCCGCGACGCGTTGGCTCACATCGTGCTGCCGGCCGTGACGTTGGCCGCCTACCCGATCGGGCTCGTGACGCGCATGACGCGCGCCGCCATGCTCGAGGTGCTGTCGCAGGACTACATCCGCACTGCGCGCGCCTACGGGGTGGCCGAGAGGCGGGTGCTCGGGCGCTTCGCGCTGCGCAACGCCATCGGTCCGACGCTCACCGTCATCGGGCTCACCATGGCGTTCATGCTCACCGGGACGTTCTACGTCGAGGTCATCTACGCCTGGCCCGGCCTCGGCTCGTTCACCGTGAGGTCGTTCCTCAACGTTGACTACCCCGCCATCCTCGGCATGACGCTGTTCGGCGCCGCCGGCTACGTCCTGGTCAACCTCGTCGTCGACGCCAGTCAGGCGTTCCTCGATCCGCGCGTGAGGGTGGCGTGA